One window of the Geotrypetes seraphini chromosome 19, aGeoSer1.1, whole genome shotgun sequence genome contains the following:
- the LOC117352347 gene encoding nitric oxide synthase-interacting protein-like isoform X2 gives MDHQVDLSPVLLGLCDGGVMTGGTFSYLPFLSPDGYIYDKEAILEYILHQKKEITLQLKAYEKQRSELKTEQEELSKAAKESQVKGFLEKEMSIVLKPLNPLTALPG, from the exons ATGGACCATCAAGTAGACTTATCTCCTGTTTTGTTAGGCTTGTGTGATGGTGGTGTGATGACTGGTGGAACATTCTCTTATCTTCCTTTCCTTAGCCCTGACGGTTACATCTATGACAAGGAAGCAATCCTGGAATACATTTTGCACCAGAAGAAGGAGATTACCCTGCAGCTGAAG GCATATGAAAAGCAGAGGAGCGAGCTGAAGACGGAGCAAGAGGAGCTGAGCAAAGCAGCCAAAGAGTCGCAAGTGAAAGGCTTTCTGGAGAAAGAAATGTCCATTGTCCTCAAACCTCTGAACCCTTTGACCGcattgccag ggtaa
- the LOC117352347 gene encoding nitric oxide synthase-interacting protein-like isoform X1 — protein MDHQVDLSPVLLGLCDGGVMTGGTFSYLPFLSPDGYIYDKEAILEYILHQKKEITLQLKAYEKQRSELKTEQEELSKAAKESQVKGFLEKEMSIVLKPLNPLTALPD, from the exons ATGGACCATCAAGTAGACTTATCTCCTGTTTTGTTAGGCTTGTGTGATGGTGGTGTGATGACTGGTGGAACATTCTCTTATCTTCCTTTCCTTAGCCCTGACGGTTACATCTATGACAAGGAAGCAATCCTGGAATACATTTTGCACCAGAAGAAGGAGATTACCCTGCAGCTGAAG GCATATGAAAAGCAGAGGAGCGAGCTGAAGACGGAGCAAGAGGAGCTGAGCAAAGCAGCCAAAGAGTCGCAAGTGAAAGGCTTTCTGGAGAAAGAAATGTCCATTGTCCTCAAACCTCTGAACCCTTTGACCGcattgccag ATTGA